A window of the Microbulbifer aggregans genome harbors these coding sequences:
- a CDS encoding Zn-dependent hydrolase has translation MTDTSQARVNGQRLWDALMEMATIGATDKGGCNRQALTDLDKQGRDLFVQWCKDAGCSIDVDSMGNIFARRPGRNPDLPPVLTGSHLDTQPTGGKFDGVYGVLAGLEVVRTLNDAGIETEAPLEVAVWTNEEGARFSPAMIGSGVWSGNFDQDYAYARTDKAGKTFGEELERIGYRGQTPAQARPLAAAFEVHIEQGPILEAEEKQVGVLSGVQGMYWYDLTLTGQPCHAGPSPMEGRRDPFMALHRILDRLYKLAAEFGPWARATFGDIRAEPGSRNTVPERLVLAVDLRHPDQEVLDTMDRRFREIAAEIAAETRVEAAIRDEWRSPAVAFDSRCVEAVRASVAELGYSNKEMVSGAGHDSVYISRVAPTGMIFVPCEKGLSHNEAENADPADLGAGANVLLHAMLKMANG, from the coding sequence ATGACCGACACCAGCCAGGCCCGTGTTAACGGCCAGCGCCTGTGGGATGCCCTGATGGAGATGGCCACCATCGGCGCCACAGATAAAGGCGGATGCAACCGCCAGGCCCTGACCGATCTCGACAAGCAGGGTCGCGACCTCTTCGTGCAGTGGTGTAAAGACGCCGGCTGCAGCATCGACGTCGACAGCATGGGCAATATTTTTGCCCGTCGTCCCGGACGCAACCCGGACCTCCCACCCGTCCTCACCGGCTCGCACCTCGATACCCAACCCACTGGTGGCAAGTTCGATGGCGTTTACGGCGTGCTGGCGGGGCTGGAGGTCGTGCGCACCCTCAACGACGCCGGCATCGAGACCGAGGCCCCACTGGAAGTCGCTGTGTGGACCAACGAGGAAGGCGCGCGCTTCTCGCCGGCGATGATCGGCTCCGGTGTGTGGAGCGGTAACTTTGACCAGGACTACGCCTATGCCCGCACCGACAAGGCCGGCAAGACTTTTGGCGAGGAACTGGAGCGTATCGGCTACCGCGGACAAACCCCGGCGCAGGCGCGCCCGCTGGCCGCGGCTTTCGAGGTGCATATCGAGCAGGGCCCCATTCTGGAAGCCGAGGAAAAGCAGGTGGGCGTTCTCTCCGGCGTGCAGGGCATGTACTGGTACGACCTGACCCTCACCGGCCAGCCCTGCCATGCCGGCCCCAGCCCCATGGAAGGCCGTCGCGACCCGTTTATGGCGCTGCATCGCATCCTCGACCGCCTGTACAAACTGGCAGCCGAGTTCGGTCCCTGGGCCCGCGCCACCTTCGGCGATATCCGCGCCGAGCCGGGCAGCCGCAACACCGTGCCCGAGCGGCTGGTGCTGGCCGTCGACCTGCGCCATCCGGACCAGGAGGTCTTGGACACCATGGATCGTCGCTTCCGCGAAATTGCCGCCGAGATCGCCGCCGAAACCCGCGTAGAAGCCGCAATTCGCGACGAGTGGCGCTCACCTGCAGTGGCCTTCGACAGCCGCTGTGTAGAGGCCGTGCGCGCCTCGGTCGCCGAACTCGGCTACAGCAACAAGGAAATGGTATCCGGCGCCGGCCACGACTCGGTTTACATCTCCCGGGTCGCTCCCACCGGCATGATTTTCGTGCCCTGCGAGAAGGGACTGTCCCACAACGAGGCCGAAAACGCCGACCCGGCTGACCTGGGAGCGGGCG